Proteins encoded within one genomic window of Lynx canadensis isolate LIC74 chromosome B2, mLynCan4.pri.v2, whole genome shotgun sequence:
- the TAAR1 gene encoding trace amine-associated receptor 1, which yields MMSFCHNVINISCVKSSWSNDVRASLYSLMVLIILTTLIGNLIVIISISHFRQLHTPTNWLIHSMATVDFLLGCLVMPYSMVRSVEHGWYFGEVFCKIHTSTDIMLSSASIFHLSFISIDRYYAVCDPLRYKAKISILVIFVMIFISWSVPALFAFGMIFLELNFKGAEEIYYKYIHCIGGCSVFFSKTSGVLAFMTSFYIPGSIMLCVYSRIYFIAQGQARSINDAIGLEEKNGMSQNKERKAAKTLGIVVGVFLICWCPFFVCMVMDPFLDYAIPPTLNDALVWCGYLNSTFNPMVYAFFYPWFRKALKMILCGKIFQKDSCRYKLFLESHP from the coding sequence ATGATGTCCTTTTGCCACAATGTCATTAATATTTCTTGTGTGAAAAGCAGCTGGTCAAATGATGTCCGTGCTTCCCTGTACAGTTTAATGGTGCTCATAATTCTGACCACACTCATTGGCAATCTGATAGTCATTATTTCCATATCACACTTCAGGCAACTTCATACCCCAACGAATTGGCTCATTCATTCCATGGCGACCGTGGATTttctgctggggtgcctggtCATGCCTTATAGTATGGTGAGATCTGTTGAGCATGGCTGGTACTTTGGAGAAGTCTTCTGTAAAATTCACACCAGCACTGACATTATGCTGAGCTCGGCGTCCATTTTCCACTTGTCCTTTATTTCCATTGACCGCTACTATGCTGTGTGTGACCCACTGAGATACAAAGCCAAGATTAGTATCTTGGTTATTTTTGTGATGATCTTCATTAGTTGGAGTGTCCCTGCTCTTTTTGCATTTGGAATGATCTTTCTGGAGCTCAACTTCAAAGGAGCTGAAGAGATATATTACAAGTACATTCACTGCATAGGAGGTTGCTCTGTCTTCTTTAGCAAAACATCTGGGGTACTGGCCTTTATGACTTCTTTCTATATACCTGGATCTATTATGTTGTGTGTGTATTCCAGAATATACTTCATAGCTCAAGGACAGGCAAGATCAATTAATGATGCAATTGgattggaagagaaaaatggaatgtcacaaaacaaagaaaggaaagctgCAAAGACTTTAGGGATTGTGGTGGGAGTTTTCCTAATATGCTGGTGTCCTTTCTTTGTCTGCATGGTCATGGACCCTTTCCTGGACTATGCTATTCCACCCACCTTAAATGATGCATTGGTTTGGTGTGGCTACCTGAACTCTACTTTCAATCCAATGGTTTATGCATTTTTCTACCCCTGGTTCAGAAAAGCACTGAAGATGATTCTATGTGgtaaaattttccaaaaagacTCTTGTAGGTATAAACTATTTTTAGAGTCACATCCATAG